CGAGCCCATCCACGTTGCTCTCTAGCCGGATGTCCATGCCGAGTAGCTCTACACGGCCGTGGACTAGGCTGTTGAAGTAGTGGCTGTAGAGCCGGACACCCACCACGTACTCCTGGAGGACCAGGTCCCCGGGGCGGTAGCCCTGCTTCTCCAGCTCCGCGGCCACCTTCTCCACGTCGCGGGGGGCTGCTAGCCTGTAGCCGCGGCCACCCTTGGCGCCGGGGAGCTTGACTATCACCGGGACGCCTGCCTCGGCGGCCTCGCGGGGCGAGCTGAACCTCCTGGGCGTGTCTATCCCGGCGTCCTCTAGCAGGGAGAGCTTCCGGTCCCAGCTAGCCTCTATCTCAAGGAGGTACCGGTTGCCGAGAACCGGTAGCTCCAGGGAGAGGAGCGTCTCCACGCCCACGTACTCTATGAGGCTCGCGTGCGGCACGAGCACGGCGTTGGCCTCGCGGAGCTGCTCGACTACGCTGGGGGCTAGGAGGTCCCGCCAGGACTCGACCACTACTGCGCGGCTGTAGAGCCACGGGAACCGCGAGTATATAGCGTCGTAGTAGCGGCGGTGCGCGATCAGTATGGCCTCTACGCCCTCGTCCCGGGCGCCCCGCAGCAGCTGCAGCGCAGAGTGGCTAGCGGGCACTGCTAGCCGGACACGCCCCGGGTCGTAGCCCCGGGCAACCTCCTGGCCAGGACTCCTACCACGAGCCAACCCCGGGCAACCCCGCCAGAGCCTGGGGGCAGCGCCCTAGTACCTTTACGCTTCTATAGTGCGCATGCATAGACACAATCTTGACATTTAACTAGTCCATCTCATGTTAGACCTTCGATAACATTTGATAATAGGATGCACTGTACTCATATACTACCAATATCTTATAGTTCCTATGATTTCTGCCTATAGACTCGGAGTATATTAGGCGGGCGATGCACGTAGGTTATTGTGGGCTTCTTTTATAGTTTTAGGCAAATTGTATATTCGCTCTACCCCCTTATTCTCATGCACATTCTTATCATATTCTTTAGGGGTTACAGAATGTTACGCCCAAGGTACGAGATCTTAATACTAGCTTTTCTCTACATGAGAGGAGAAAAAGGTGCACGACTAGAAGAGCTGAAACATGTTATTGCAAAGGCCGAGAAATATGATGGCCTCTCATTTATGTTAATGGGTGGACCAGATAATGTGGAACCATACATAAGATACCTGGAAGGACGTGGTCTTGTAGAGAGATATGGTGACAAATATATTTTGCGTCGCGAAGCACTGCCTCGTCCACTACATAGAACCATAGAACGTATCCTTTCCGAGAAAGGATTAAAAGAAGTGCT
The window above is part of the Pyrodictium abyssi genome. Proteins encoded here:
- a CDS encoding formate--phosphoribosylaminoimidazolecarboxamide ligase, with the translated sequence MARGRSPGQEVARGYDPGRVRLAVPASHSALQLLRGARDEGVEAILIAHRRYYDAIYSRFPWLYSRAVVVESWRDLLAPSVVEQLREANAVLVPHASLIEYVGVETLLSLELPVLGNRYLLEIEASWDRKLSLLEDAGIDTPRRFSSPREAAEAGVPVIVKLPGAKGGRGYRLAAPRDVEKVAAELEKQGYRPGDLVLQEYVVGVRLYSHYFNSLVHGRVELLGMDIRLESNVDGLARVPPRLQEELGLEPSYTVVANMPIVARESLLARVLDYGERFARAVERATGYPAAGPYSLEGIVTESLEYKIFEFSGRIVAGTNVYTGLQTPYASLYWEDPMYMGRRIARELREAAEKGILEKIIT